From the Neoarius graeffei isolate fNeoGra1 chromosome 1, fNeoGra1.pri, whole genome shotgun sequence genome, one window contains:
- the kcnmb3 gene encoding calcium-activated potassium channel subunit beta-3 has translation MQLQERRTHIFRELLQFPSTVAESQRRRHRGGGGDDNDDDGDKAKAQVSLSTVGEDKAMLLGYCMIVFSIFMYLAVGIIVVRPCIHSDWGDATNCSLIQAEFLSESVQRGSSYPCLKVLVNITNGTSERTLYLRYDETALDLSPECFYTPKNHQNISDMMKEAQAIKDHFNKWQGQTVTCHLSEWHYPDDAILTKKHNLHMALWCLVWPSLMLFGGALLVGLVMLTQYLANLCNQIIPEEEE, from the exons ATGCAACTGCAAGAAAGGCGAACGCATATTTTCAG AGAGCTCCTTCAATTCCCATCTACTGTAGCTGAGTCACAGAGGAGAAGACatcgtggtggtggtggtgatgacaaCGACGATGATGGTGATAAAGCCAAAGCCCAGGTATCTCTTTCCACTGTAGGAGAGGACAAAGCGATGCTCCTGGGTTACTGCATGATTGTTTTCTCCATCTTCATGTACTTGGCGGTGGGGATCATTGTGGTAAGGCCGTGTATCCACAG TGACTGGGGAGACGCCACCAACTGCTCACTGATCCAGGCCGAGTTTCTCAGCGAGTCTGTTCAAAGAGGCAGCAGTTATCCGTGTCTGAAGGTTTTGGTGAACATCACAAATGGAACATCTGAAAGAACATTGTATCTGCGCTACGATGAAACAGCCCTGGACCTGAGCCCAGAG TGTTTCTACACCCCGAAAAACCACCAAAACATATCCGACATGATGAAAGAGGCTCAGGCAATCAAAGATCATTTCAATAAATGGCAAGGCCAGACTGTAACGTGTCACCTGAGCGAATGGCACTACCCGGATGACGCCATCCTGACAAAGAAACACAACCTGCACATGGCGCTGTGGTGCCTGGTGTGGCCAAGCCTCATGCTGTTTGGAGGAGCGCTGCTGGTCGGTCTGGTCATGCTCACGCAGTACCTTGCAAATCTGTGTAACCAAATCATCCCAGAAGAGGAGGAATAG